In Halobacteroides halobius DSM 5150, the genomic window TCAACTTAAATTTGGAGATAAATATAATAATGAATATAATCTTGTTTTCTGTAAACCAACTGGAGAACCTATGCGCCCCCAGACTGTTACTAGAAATTTTAATAGAGTAGCTAAAAAAGCTGAACTATCTCAATTTAGATTGCATGATTTAAGACACACTCACGCAACACTTATGCTCCAAGCAGGAGTTCATCCCAAAATAGTCCAGGAACGACTAGGCCATTCTACTATTAGCCAAACTTTAGACACCTACTCTCATGTAATCCCTTCTATGCAAAAAGAAGCAGTCCAAAAACTAAAAAATAGTCTTGAAAATAAGTAATGGCGACAAAATGGCGACATTTTAAAAATTTCATTCAAAAAACTAAAAAAAGACTGTTCTTAGAAACAGTCCTGAACCCTTGATATAATAAGGGCGGGAATATGTGGGAATCGAACCCACCACAGACAACTAAAGCTGCCTGCCACTGGATTTGAAGTCCAGGGTATCCACCATGGATACAGCCATTCCCTTAATTTTATTTTTTATCATACTCTACTAATTATTGTAACATAATATTATTCACTTGTAAAGAGTAAGATCTATTATTATTTGTCTTCTAAATGCCTTATATCTCCTTCTCTTTTAGTAACACCTTGTTTATCAAAATAATCTAATAAGGGCAAAGCATACTTGCGACTGCTATTTAATAGATCTCTAAATTGGGCCAAGCTTATCTGCCCTTCTTTAATCAAATATTCTCTTAGTAAACTTTTAGCCTTATCTAAAACTTGATGGTGAAGATATAAATTTTCTGCTACCTTGACTAATTTATTATTAGTAATTAAAAAATCAACAATCTCGGTAGCTAAATCTTCATTAGCAAAATCACTTATGACCTTCTCTAATCGAGGTGGTTGAAAACCTTGAGCATTAAATGAAGTTAAAATTTCTTCTTTTATCTTCTCTTCCTCAAGGTTAAATTCAACCTCAAAGTTCTCTAAACTCAGTTTAGCATCCTGTTCTTCAATCTTATTAGTCTGCTTTAAATCAGCTAATAACAAATCATACTGATTAGAATCTAATCTTAAACTTAACTTTGTCCTTAATTCTTCTTTATCAATCCCCCACCTAAGATGATATTGTTGGTGATAATCTTGTAAATAGCTTATTATCTCTTCCCTTAATTGTTGAATGTGACTTTGGTGTAACCAGCTAGACTCTCGCCCAGTAGCTAATTCAACAACTCTACCATCTTCAACTAAGCTAGCTAATTTATTAGATAATTGTTTAGTTGATAAGCTTGTAATTTGAATTAATTCTTCAATTGATAAAGGCTTACTAGTATTTCTTTTTAAAGCCAGCTCAATTCTTTCTTTACTACTTCCAACTTCCTTAATTTTTAAAGCTTTAATAGTATCTTCTTCAAACTTACGATGTCGAATTGGATTAGATTCTAAAATCTGTCCTCCTCCAATTGTAGTCATTGGAGAATACCGTCTTATAACATATCTTTCTTTAAAGTTGGCTACCACTTCTTCTTCCAATCTGAACTGGACCAATCCCTCTTCACCAGGATATAACTCTTCATTATCCAATAAATAAACTCTTCCTAGGACTTCTTCGGCCCCTAAGTGAAGTCTAATCCTATCTCCATGTTTTAAAATAAGAGGAGCAGATGATAACATTTCTAATCGTGCATCAAGATATTCTGTTTTAACTAAACTTTCCTTAGTAGCTAAAACATCTCCTCTATCTACCTCCTTAGTATCTACTCCAGACAAATTAATACCCACACGTTGCCCAGGATAAGCTGTTTCAACTCCTTTTTCATGAACTTGTAAACTACGGACTCGAACGTCAATTCCAGAAGGGTAAATTCTAAGTTTAGCCCCCTCTTTGATTTGGCCTTTAAGCAATGTTCCTGTTACAATAGTCCCATGACCTGTCAGAGAAAAGACACGATCTATTGGAAAATAAGTATTGCCTGTTTTATCTTTAGTTGGAATATCTGCTATTACTTCTTCTATTTCTTCTTTTAATTTATCTATTCCGGTCTCCTCTACTGCTGAAACAGGAATAACAGAAGTTCCTTCTAAAAAAGTATCTTTTACAGCTTCTTTAATTTCGTATATTACTAAATTTAACCATTCATCATCAACTAAATCACTCTTGGTTACTGCTATTAGACCCTGCTTAACATTTAATAAATCTAAAATCTCCAAATGTTCTCTAGTTTGTTGCATAATAATTTCATCAGCAGCTACTACGAGTAATCCCAAGTCAACCCCACCAGCTCCAGCCAGCATATTCTTAATAAATTTCTCATGGCCTGGAACATCAATAATTCCTACTTGTAAATCATCATTCAATTCTAAATGACTAAATCCTAACTCAATAGAAACACCACGTTCATTTTCTTCATCTAATCTATCAGTATCTTGGCCAGTTAAAGCTTTAATTAAAGTTGTTTTTCCATGATCAACATGGCCAGCTGTTCCAATTATTAAATTTTTGCTCATAATTACCCCCTTATACTATCTAGTGCTTCAACTATATAAGCAAAATCTTCATCTTGTAAAGTACGAAGATCTAATAAAACATTTCCTTTAGATATTCTAGTGAAAACAGGCGGATTATTTAACCGTAATCTTTCTGCTATTTCTTCAGCACTTAATTCTTGATGGGCCAACTTAATTACATAAGTAGTTAACTCTTCTGTAGGAAATGCCCCTCCACCAGCTCGGGAAATATCTTGCTCAACTTTCAACTCAAATTGTAACGAAATTACTTTTTTAATCTTAGCAGCTAATTTTTCTGCTCGCTTCTTTAATTCATCTTCTGATACAGTTAACATTTGCAAAGTAGGAATTTCTCTTCTAGCATTTTCAATCTCTCTATACTCTTGTAAAGTAGCCTCTAAAGCCCCCAAAGTAAACTTATCAACTCGTAAAGCTCGATTTAATGAATGGGTTTTCATTTGATCAATATACTCCTTCTTACCTACAATTATTCCTGCTTGAGGACCTCCCAGCAATTTATCACCACTAAAAGTTACTACATCAGCCCCAGCTTTGATACTATCTTGAACTGTCGGTTCATAACTTAGTCCCCATGGAGTTAAATCAACCAAAATCCCACTACCAAGATCCTCTACTACAGGCACACCATGTTCACTACCTAATTCAACTAAACCCTTAAGAGAGACCTCTTTAGTAAATCCCACAACTTCATAATTACTTGTATGTACCTTTAATAAAACCCCAGTTTTTTCATTAATAGCCCTCTTATAATCGGCCAAGTGGACCCGATTAGTAGTTCCTACCTCAGCTAATTTGACTCCACTTTGTTTCATTACATCAGGTATCCGAAATGAACCTCCAATTTCAACCAATTGCCCTCTCGCAATAATAGCTTCTTTTCCTTGAGCCAAACTACTTAAAGCTAATAAAACAGCACTAGCATTATTATTAACTACTAAAGCTGCTTCAGCTCCAGTTAACTCTGTTAATAATTCTTCTACTATCTCATATCGAGACCCCCGCTCCCCACTTTCACGATTGATTTCTAAGGTGGAATACTTACTAGCTACTTGTTGTAATTTTTCCTTAGCTGCATCACATAATAAAGAACGCCCCAAATTAGTATGGACTACAACTCCAGTAGCATTAACTACTGCCTTCAATTGATCACTTGTTTTATTAACTAAATATTCTTTTACCTGATCCAAAATTTCTTCTTTCTTTATCTTAAATTTATTTAATTTCTTTAACTCCATATCTAAAATTTGCTTCCTTAATTTATCAGTGACTTCTCTAATTCCTTCAACTACCAGTTGACGAGGATAATCATTAATTAATTTCTGCCCTAAATCCATTGCTAATAAATCATTAACCGCTGGAATTTTTCTTAAATAACCTTGCTTTCTTTTATTCATTATTATTTAGTACTCCTTTGTGGTTAATTTACATTTAACTTAATAACATACTAGGTAATCATGATTACCTAGTATGTTATAATAATATTATAAATTACCTGTTTTTTCAATAATTATAACTCATTAATTTCAACTTAAGTGCTTGACTTAATAGGGAAATCTATTATATACTTTAGAAAAGTTTAAACTATATAAAGGAGTCAATAATGATGGTTAATATTCAAAATTATGGTATTAAAAAGAAACGTACTTTAAAAGTATTTATTAACGCAGCTGCTCAAATTATTGAAAATAAAGATATTGAAGCAGTTACTATCAGAAAAGTAGCTGAAATTGCTGGATATAATAGTGCTACTATTTATAATTATTTTGATAATAGCAATCAACTAGTTTCCTTAGCAGCTATCAGATTCATTAATACACATTATTTAAAAACACTTCCAGACTACATAAGTCAAGCTAATAACTGTTTGGATAAATTTTTATTAACTTGGGAATGCTTCTGTGAATACTGCTTTAAACATCCTAAACTTTATTATGCAGTCTTCACGGAAAATATTGGTGAGCAACCTAACAATTTATTTGACAATTACTATACATTATTTCCAGAAGAAATAAAAGGTTATCCCCAAGAATTAACTCCAATGATTAAAGAATCTAATTTTGATAAACGTTGTCAAATAGCTATTCAACCCTGTATTGAAAAAGGATACTTTACTAAACAAGAGGCTACCCAAATTAATGAAATGATTAGATTACTTTACCAGGGAATGCTTTCTTTATTTATTAACAACAGAGTCAACTATTCAGCAGAAGAAGCAACTCAAAAAGTTATGAGTCATATCCGCCAGATTGTAAATTCAATACCTTCTCAATAAATATTCAAAGAAAGGACTAAACAATGAAATTACAGACTCTAAAAATGCTTGTTTGGTTAGCAGAATATAAGAGTTTTTCTATTGTTGCTAAACAACTAGATCTTACCCAACCAGCTGTTAGTATGCAAATAAAATCATTAGAAGAACAATTTGAGACCAACTTGATTACACGACAAAAAGGTAACATAGAATTAACTCCTGCTGGAAAAATAATTTACCACCAAGCTAAAAAAATACTAAATGATTGGGAAGAAGCAAAATTAAAAGTTAAACAAATTAAAGGAAAAACATATGATCATTTAACTATTGGTGCAAGCACCATCCCTTCTGAATATCTACTACCTAATTTATTAGCTAAGTTCTATAATAAACTACCTGAAGTAGAAACAACTGTGGAAGTTGGAGATAGCAAAGAAATAATAAATCTACTAAAAAATAAAAAAATAGATCTAGCAATAGTCGGTTTAAAACCAGCTATTAATCAACTTCAAATTAAACCAATAGTTACCGATTCTTTAGTTTTAATTGTTCCTCCTGACCACAGATTAGCTAATAAAAGACAAGTTAATAGCAAAGAATTAATAACAGAAAGAATTTTACTTCGAGAAAAAGGATCAGGCACTAGACAAACTATGCTTACTGCTTTAGAAAACAATGGAATAAATAAAGAGAGTCTAAATATTAGAGCTTGCCTAGGCAGCAATGAAGCAATTATTTCAGCAGTAGCAGCTAAATTAGGAATTTCATTTATTTCCAATTTAGCTGCTAAAAATGCTACCCTCAATAATAGAATAGAAAAAATAGAAGTAACAGATATATCAACTAGTCGCAAATTTTATTTAGCTTATTATCACAACAGAGAAAAAGAACTACTAATTAAAGAGTTCAATAATCTTTGCTGTTAATTATTTCTTGTAAGGCTTTTAAAAGCTGTTCTACTTCTTTTAAAGTATTAAAATAACTAAAACTAACTCTAACTGTTCCTGTATTATAAGTGCCGATACTTTGATGGGCCAAGGGAGCACAATGAATTCCAGTCCGCACTGCAATATCATATTTGCTATTTAAGATATGTCCAATAGTAGCGGGCTCAACCCCCTTTACTCTAAAAGAAGTTACCCCCACCTTATCTTGACCCATTTGAGAAGTAAGAATTTCTACTTCTTCTAATTTTTCTAAACCTATCATTAATTGCTCTACTAATTTCTCTTCTTGGG contains:
- the selB gene encoding selenocysteine-specific translation elongation factor, which produces MSKNLIIGTAGHVDHGKTTLIKALTGQDTDRLDEENERGVSIELGFSHLELNDDLQVGIIDVPGHEKFIKNMLAGAGGVDLGLLVVAADEIIMQQTREHLEILDLLNVKQGLIAVTKSDLVDDEWLNLVIYEIKEAVKDTFLEGTSVIPVSAVEETGIDKLKEEIEEVIADIPTKDKTGNTYFPIDRVFSLTGHGTIVTGTLLKGQIKEGAKLRIYPSGIDVRVRSLQVHEKGVETAYPGQRVGINLSGVDTKEVDRGDVLATKESLVKTEYLDARLEMLSSAPLILKHGDRIRLHLGAEEVLGRVYLLDNEELYPGEEGLVQFRLEEEVVANFKERYVIRRYSPMTTIGGGQILESNPIRHRKFEEDTIKALKIKEVGSSKERIELALKRNTSKPLSIEELIQITSLSTKQLSNKLASLVEDGRVVELATGRESSWLHQSHIQQLREEIISYLQDYHQQYHLRWGIDKEELRTKLSLRLDSNQYDLLLADLKQTNKIEEQDAKLSLENFEVEFNLEEEKIKEEILTSFNAQGFQPPRLEKVISDFANEDLATEIVDFLITNNKLVKVAENLYLHHQVLDKAKSLLREYLIKEGQISLAQFRDLLNSSRKYALPLLDYFDKQGVTKREGDIRHLEDK
- the selA gene encoding L-seryl-tRNA(Sec) selenium transferase codes for the protein MNKRKQGYLRKIPAVNDLLAMDLGQKLINDYPRQLVVEGIREVTDKLRKQILDMELKKLNKFKIKKEEILDQVKEYLVNKTSDQLKAVVNATGVVVHTNLGRSLLCDAAKEKLQQVASKYSTLEINRESGERGSRYEIVEELLTELTGAEAALVVNNNASAVLLALSSLAQGKEAIIARGQLVEIGGSFRIPDVMKQSGVKLAEVGTTNRVHLADYKRAINEKTGVLLKVHTSNYEVVGFTKEVSLKGLVELGSEHGVPVVEDLGSGILVDLTPWGLSYEPTVQDSIKAGADVVTFSGDKLLGGPQAGIIVGKKEYIDQMKTHSLNRALRVDKFTLGALEATLQEYREIENARREIPTLQMLTVSEDELKKRAEKLAAKIKKVISLQFELKVEQDISRAGGGAFPTEELTTYVIKLAHQELSAEEIAERLRLNNPPVFTRISKGNVLLDLRTLQDEDFAYIVEALDSIRG
- a CDS encoding TetR/AcrR family transcriptional regulator; the protein is MVNIQNYGIKKKRTLKVFINAAAQIIENKDIEAVTIRKVAEIAGYNSATIYNYFDNSNQLVSLAAIRFINTHYLKTLPDYISQANNCLDKFLLTWECFCEYCFKHPKLYYAVFTENIGEQPNNLFDNYYTLFPEEIKGYPQELTPMIKESNFDKRCQIAIQPCIEKGYFTKQEATQINEMIRLLYQGMLSLFINNRVNYSAEEATQKVMSHIRQIVNSIPSQ
- a CDS encoding selenium metabolism-associated LysR family transcriptional regulator, which produces MKLQTLKMLVWLAEYKSFSIVAKQLDLTQPAVSMQIKSLEEQFETNLITRQKGNIELTPAGKIIYHQAKKILNDWEEAKLKVKQIKGKTYDHLTIGASTIPSEYLLPNLLAKFYNKLPEVETTVEVGDSKEIINLLKNKKIDLAIVGLKPAINQLQIKPIVTDSLVLIVPPDHRLANKRQVNSKELITERILLREKGSGTRQTMLTALENNGINKESLNIRACLGSNEAIISAVAAKLGISFISNLAAKNATLNNRIEKIEVTDISTSRKFYLAYYHNREKELLIKEFNNLCC